One genomic region from Halosolutus amylolyticus encodes:
- a CDS encoding mandelate racemase/muconate lactonizing enzyme family protein, protein MKITGVSAFTVDVPLTPLEEELGIGPYVTNHGQVDSMERVLVRVDTDEGLSGWGEMRVFLSPAATESVIEDGIAPLVEGQSPFEIERLRRQLFIEYTNVELFFSAVETACWDIVGKSTGKPIYELLGGWTAPEPTNARYRDADDTALVGDRTVEVAFCLGILPPEESRVKAREALEAGFSVLKTKAGRNWKEDIARIEAMHDEVDGQLEFRLDPNQGWTLDQAVRVGATLEDTGIYLQYMEQPIRTNAHRSLATLRRRLRQPIAPNEDTYIPNNLRSLIEAGAMDVGVLDLTPAGGIAGLRQQAAIAEDAGVPFTHHCAFDLGIRTAAILHAVTGIPGFTLPPDSTYYAWEDDVIESPFEVDEGTLSVPTGPGLGVNIDMATVEEYRI, encoded by the coding sequence ATGAAAATCACTGGTGTGTCGGCGTTCACTGTAGATGTCCCGTTAACGCCACTCGAAGAGGAGTTGGGAATCGGTCCGTACGTGACCAATCACGGTCAGGTCGATTCCATGGAGCGCGTACTCGTCCGGGTTGACACCGATGAAGGGCTCTCCGGTTGGGGAGAGATGCGCGTCTTCCTCTCGCCTGCAGCGACCGAATCCGTCATCGAGGACGGGATCGCGCCGCTCGTCGAGGGACAGTCACCGTTCGAGATCGAACGACTGCGCCGCCAGCTTTTCATCGAGTACACAAACGTCGAACTGTTCTTTTCTGCGGTCGAAACGGCGTGTTGGGATATCGTCGGCAAGTCCACTGGAAAACCCATCTACGAGCTTTTGGGTGGCTGGACTGCCCCCGAACCGACGAATGCGAGGTACCGCGACGCCGACGACACCGCCCTTGTCGGGGATCGGACCGTCGAAGTCGCGTTCTGTCTCGGGATTCTCCCGCCGGAAGAGTCTCGCGTCAAGGCTCGTGAAGCGCTCGAAGCGGGGTTCTCCGTGCTCAAAACCAAAGCCGGGCGAAACTGGAAGGAGGATATCGCTCGCATCGAGGCCATGCATGACGAAGTAGATGGCCAACTCGAATTCCGGCTCGATCCGAATCAGGGGTGGACGCTCGATCAGGCGGTACGGGTTGGGGCGACCCTCGAAGATACGGGGATCTATCTCCAATACATGGAACAACCCATTCGGACGAACGCTCACCGATCGCTGGCGACGCTTCGACGACGACTGCGCCAACCGATCGCCCCGAACGAGGACACATACATTCCAAACAACCTCCGTTCCCTGATCGAAGCGGGTGCAATGGACGTCGGCGTGCTGGATCTCACCCCCGCCGGCGGGATTGCCGGGCTTCGGCAGCAGGCGGCAATCGCCGAGGACGCTGGCGTTCCGTTCACACACCACTGTGCGTTCGACCTGGGTATTCGGACCGCAGCAATTTTGCATGCAGTCACTGGAATCCCCGGGTTCACCCTCCCACCGGATTCGACCTACTACGCATGGGAAGACGACGTCATCGAGTCACCGTTCGAAGTTGATGAGGGAACACTGAGCGTACCGACTGGACCTGGCCTCGGCGTCAATATCGACATGGCAACTGTCGAAGAGTACCGAATATAG
- a CDS encoding carbohydrate ABC transporter permease, whose product MTMAGHDRTGLRKVRIYGGLLALLGLMMFPFYTMIASTFKPEPEIFSTPATLVPEEFTVEAYLAVWGQTDVLLWIGNSFLISIATVALALVLAIPAAYSCARNDFVGKKTFLLSVLVVQMFAPVVLIVGLFDVMVSFGLYNTYLAVIIPAAAFTLPFNIWMLYGYFKTIPIELEESARIDGASQFEILWKIILPLAKPALVASITYTFLYAWNRLLFVLTFLTDDSKFNIPRGVFSMVGALQADWRMMLTVSVIGIIPILILFAFLEEYIVAGMTSGAVKE is encoded by the coding sequence ATGACGATGGCCGGTCACGACCGAACGGGGCTTCGAAAAGTCCGGATCTACGGGGGACTACTGGCGCTGCTCGGGCTAATGATGTTTCCGTTCTACACGATGATCGCGAGCACGTTCAAGCCGGAACCGGAAATCTTCTCCACGCCGGCGACGCTGGTGCCGGAGGAGTTTACCGTCGAGGCGTATCTCGCTGTGTGGGGACAGACCGACGTCCTGCTGTGGATCGGGAACAGCTTCCTGATCTCCATCGCAACGGTCGCACTGGCGCTCGTACTGGCGATTCCGGCTGCGTACTCGTGCGCTCGAAACGATTTCGTTGGCAAGAAGACGTTCTTGCTGTCCGTCCTTGTCGTCCAGATGTTCGCCCCGGTCGTCCTCATCGTCGGCCTCTTCGATGTGATGGTGAGTTTCGGCCTGTACAACACCTACTTGGCCGTCATTATTCCCGCAGCCGCGTTTACACTGCCGTTCAATATCTGGATGTTGTACGGCTACTTCAAAACCATCCCGATTGAGTTGGAAGAGTCGGCACGGATCGACGGTGCGAGCCAGTTCGAGATTCTCTGGAAGATCATCCTCCCGCTGGCGAAGCCCGCGCTCGTGGCCAGCATCACGTACACGTTTCTCTATGCGTGGAACAGACTCCTCTTCGTCCTTACCTTCCTCACGGACGACAGCAAGTTCAACATTCCCCGGGGTGTCTTCTCAATGGTCGGTGCGCTGCAGGCCGACTGGCGAATGATGCTCACGGTCTCGGTGATCGGGATCATCCCGATCCTGATCCTGTTCGCGTTCCTCGAGGAGTACATCGTTGCGGGAATGACGAGCGGTGCGGTGAAAGAGTAG
- a CDS encoding carbohydrate ABC transporter permease: MSSVKQEYNDRPTDSRIEWLRTEVWESYAPYLLIAPAIVFLLSVVAYPILETFRLSLYQSPTNSPVETYVGVEHYVTILQSEIFYQLLWQTGRWVAVSVMLKTVLGLLIAVHLNQEIAGRKFFRTAFLIPWGIPYAISAVVFRWIHHPQYGSLNAILLELGLISSPIGVLGNPSTAWFGAVLADVWIGTPFMAIIFLAGLQSIPDDLYEAAAIDGAEWWHQFRYITLPQLKSVILIATLLATIWTFVSFDVIWTMTRGGPMNSSATLVIWIYRVAFDQGSLGEAAAYSVIGFAFLLVFAVLYLRLYTRGGESL; this comes from the coding sequence ACCGACTCACGAATCGAGTGGCTTCGGACGGAAGTGTGGGAAAGCTACGCGCCGTACCTGCTGATCGCCCCAGCGATAGTGTTCCTGCTCTCGGTGGTCGCCTACCCCATCTTGGAGACGTTCAGGCTGTCGTTGTACCAGTCTCCGACCAACTCGCCCGTCGAAACGTACGTCGGGGTAGAACACTACGTGACGATCCTCCAGAGCGAAATATTCTATCAGCTGCTCTGGCAGACGGGCCGGTGGGTGGCTGTCTCAGTGATGTTGAAGACCGTCCTCGGCTTGCTCATCGCGGTGCACCTGAATCAGGAGATAGCTGGGCGAAAATTCTTCCGGACGGCGTTTCTCATCCCGTGGGGGATCCCCTATGCGATTTCAGCCGTCGTCTTCCGGTGGATCCACCATCCCCAGTACGGCTCTCTCAACGCGATTCTTCTAGAACTCGGACTCATCTCGAGTCCGATCGGTGTTCTGGGTAATCCGTCGACCGCGTGGTTCGGTGCCGTCTTGGCGGACGTCTGGATCGGGACGCCCTTTATGGCGATCATTTTCCTCGCCGGATTGCAATCCATCCCCGACGATCTCTATGAAGCAGCCGCGATCGACGGCGCAGAGTGGTGGCACCAGTTCCGCTACATCACCCTCCCACAGTTGAAGAGCGTCATCTTGATCGCAACGCTGCTAGCCACGATCTGGACGTTCGTTAGCTTCGACGTGATCTGGACGATGACCCGGGGTGGCCCGATGAACTCGAGTGCGACGCTCGTCATCTGGATCTACCGGGTCGCGTTCGACCAAGGGAGCCTCGGCGAAGCTGCTGCGTACAGCGTGATCGGATTCGCCTTCTTGCTCGTGTTCGCAGTTCTCTACTTGCGCCTGTACACGCGCGGAGGTGAGAGCCTATGA